The DNA sequence CAGTTTCCGGCTGGGCAAAAGCAGAGGTGGAAAAAGAAAACAGGATGATAAGCAGAATCAGACCATATTTTTTCATTCAGCAGTCCTCCAATAAGTTTTTCTTTTACTGTACCTTATATTTCCATTTGGAGATATGGGGAAAATTTATTAAAGGAAAAATGGTTCTATACTACTAAAGAGATCAGATGTGTCTTTTAATATCCCATTCCTGTTTTACCAACAAAAAGCACCCTGCGTAAACAGAGTGCTTCTCATATTCTATAAAAATCCCTGGTATTAGTCAGCAGGAGCGTATATACCTCCGGCAATGCCATTTTTTTGATTTCAGCGATTTTAGCTGCTGAACGATGGATCATGAGTGGTGAAGTCATTTGTTTATTGAAAGGCCCTTCGAATGGCCAGGGACCGTCTGTTTCTGCCATCACCTGCCTGATTGGATAGTCTTTTACCAGAGATTGAATTTCCCCTTCGTACAATACATCAGGAGTCACTGAGATGAAATAGCCATTGGCGGCCATTCGTTCAGCCGTAAGAGCTGAGCCTTTGAACCAATGAAAATGGGCTTTTTCAATAGAATACTTTTCAAGCAGGCTGCATACTATCTCTGCATCTTCATAGATGCTATGGAGGATGACGGGGAGCTGCCACTCCTTTGCTTTCTGGACAAACAGCTCCAGTATTTCAAGATAAGGTTCCAGGCCTATAAAGGAAGCACCCTGTTCTTGTCTTAAATAGTATGGAAGGCCGACCTCTCCGATGGCTATCATATTTTCTTTATGATCCCCCATCCAGCCTATCAGATCAGCAAGTTCTGCTTCAGGAGGGGGGACCTGTTCCGGATGGTACCCAAAAGCCGGCTTTACCTTTGAAAACCTCTCTGCAAGGAGCAGGTTCTTTTTGCAGGAGCTGAGATCCCACGAGACAGTTATGAGTGATTCGAGCTCCTGTATGCTGCAAATATTAGCAATATCCTGATCTGCATAGCGGTCCAGGTGGATATGGCTGTCAATAATCTTGTTCATCCTTTTTCCCTCTTTGGCCGCAGCGAATGATGGACCTTTCTTTTCCATTCCAGAAATTCCTCTTCCAGGAACAGTTCTTCTCTTCTTGGCCGGGAAAAAGGCACCGTAAATTCCGCTGCTGTATGGGCCGGCTTTTCTGATAAGACGATGATGCGATCTGACAGAAAAAGAGCTTCTTCTATATTATGAGTGATAAAGATGATGGCCGGCCGCTGCTCTTCCCAAATGGTCAGGAGCCACTTCTGCATATCAAGCCGCGTCAGTTCATCCAGCGCTGAAAAGGGCTCATCCAGGCAAAGAAGCTCCTGCGGGCTGAGCAGCGCCCTGATGAAGGAAGCGCGCTGCTTCATTCCGCCGGATAATTCATGCGGATAGGCATGCGCATACTGCCCGAGCCCTGCTTTATGTATCATTTCCATGGCTTTTTCCTTATCTGTTCTGCCTGTCAGTTCCTGTCCCAGAAGGACATTTTGCAAAACTGTCCTCCACGGAAGAAGGGAAGGGGTCTGCGGCATATAACTCATGAAACCTTTTTGGCCATTGATCGATTGGCCGTTCATCTGGATGCTTCCTTCATCGGGTAGAAGCAGTCCCCCAATCAGATTGAAAATGGTGCTTTTTCCGCTTCCCGAAGGCCCGAGAAGGGAGACGAATTCACCTTCATTAACTTCAAGGCTTAAGTTATTAAGGACCATCTGTTCCCCAAAAGATTTTGATATATTATCCAGGTGCAGGAGATTCATTTTATCTGCTCCTTTTTATTCCATTTTAAAAGCAGGCTCTCTGCCAAAAGGATTGCTCCGAAGAAAATCAGGCTTAGTATCATAATGGCAAATATGGCTACAAAAACACGGTCTGTCCGGAAGGAGGAGGAGGCGAGAGTCATAAAAACGCCTATCCCTTTTTCCGAACCGAGCCATTCTGAGATGACAGCGCCCATAACACTGTAGGTGGCCGAGATTTTCAGCCCTGAAAATAGCGAGGGCAGGGAGCCGGGCCATTCCAGCTTCCAGAACAGCTGCCTTTTGGTGGCTCCTGACATGGCCATATAATGCTTAAGCTCGGCTGGAACCTGCCTGAAACCGTCCAAAGCTGCCACAGTGATTGGAAAAAAACAGACAAGAATAATGACAATAAATTTCGGCAGCAGCCCAAACCCGAACCAGATGACAAGGAGAGGGGCAAGGACGATGACAGGGACATTCTGGGATAGTATCAGCAGCGGGTAAACAGATTCCCTTACAGCCGGCAGACGGTGAAGGATGATGGCCGCGGTGAGCCCGAAAACAGTCCCCAGTGCAAAGCCGGCCAGTGATAATAGCACAGTTGACGCCAGGTGGCCGGAAAAACGGGCCCAGCTTTCCACAGATTCAGCCATGATGTCAGAGGGCGGCGGCAGGAGCCAGGCAGGGACTTCTGCCAGCCTTACTGCTGCTTCCCAGAGAATGAACAAAAGGAGGAGAACCGCTGCCGGCTTCCATCCTTTTACAGCCACTTTCTTCATTTGTATTTATCCGTCAGGTCATCCATCGTGATCCCATCAGGCTGAAACAGAATTTTGACTTGAGAAATCACATTTTTGCTTCCCATTGCAATCATTCTTTCATTCATCCTTGCGATGATCCGGAATAGCTCTTCAAGCTCGCCTTCCATCGTTGTCTCCAGTGGATGGACCTCGTATTTCACTCCGGATTCTGCAATGATTTTAATTGCTTCATCTACATATGGAATAACATCTTCCCCGTTTTTTGTTTTAGGTATAATCTGAATGCTGATCAGTGTACTGGCCATTATGGTTCCTCCTATTCTGGCAAAAATTCATTGGTAAAAGCTTTTTCAGCGTCCAGCTCGCTGTCCAGCAGTTTATTTTCATACATCCATTGGGCATAGTTTTCCCAAACCTCTATACTCTGTTCTCCCCATTGTTCTGCATCATCCTGATATTTTGGAGACAGCCATTCCTGGCTTTTCTTGACCAGCTCGGCGTCTAAATCAGGTGCAGCCTCAAGCAGGATATCAGCAGCTTCTTCCGGATTCTTGATTGCAAACTGATAGCCCTGTGATGCTGCTTTTACAAAGGCTCTGACAGTATCAGGACTATTTTTGATCATTTTCTCATTTGTAGCCAGAACAGGTGTATAATAATCGAGTTTATCGGAATAGTCGGTAAGGTAGACCATATTCAGATCTTCTCCGCGAAGCTCCGCCTCGACGCCAGTCCACCCATAATAAATCCAGGCAAAATCGATATCCCTTTTAACAGCTGTAAAGAAATCGGCATCCCCCATGTTAACAAAGGAAACATCAGAGACATCTGCATTTTCCTGCTTCATTAATGAGGCGATAACAGATTCCTCAACAGGCGATCCCCAGCCTCCATATTTTTTCCCGGCAAAATCCTTTGGCGAGTCGATATTTTTTGCTGCAGGAGAAGCAAAGCCGGACGTATTATGCTGTATGACGGCGGCTACCGACACAAGCGGGACACCCTGAACCC is a window from the Bacillus infantis NRRL B-14911 genome containing:
- a CDS encoding TatD family hydrolase, translating into MNKIIDSHIHLDRYADQDIANICSIQELESLITVSWDLSSCKKNLLLAERFSKVKPAFGYHPEQVPPPEAELADLIGWMGDHKENMIAIGEVGLPYYLRQEQGASFIGLEPYLEILELFVQKAKEWQLPVILHSIYEDAEIVCSLLEKYSIEKAHFHWFKGSALTAERMAANGYFISVTPDVLYEGEIQSLVKDYPIRQVMAETDGPWPFEGPFNKQMTSPLMIHRSAAKIAEIKKMALPEVYTLLLTNTRDFYRI
- a CDS encoding ABC transporter ATP-binding protein; the protein is MNLLHLDNISKSFGEQMVLNNLSLEVNEGEFVSLLGPSGSGKSTIFNLIGGLLLPDEGSIQMNGQSINGQKGFMSYMPQTPSLLPWRTVLQNVLLGQELTGRTDKEKAMEMIHKAGLGQYAHAYPHELSGGMKQRASFIRALLSPQELLCLDEPFSALDELTRLDMQKWLLTIWEEQRPAIIFITHNIEEALFLSDRIIVLSEKPAHTAAEFTVPFSRPRREELFLEEEFLEWKRKVHHSLRPKREKG
- a CDS encoding ABC transporter permease yields the protein MKKVAVKGWKPAAVLLLLFILWEAAVRLAEVPAWLLPPPSDIMAESVESWARFSGHLASTVLLSLAGFALGTVFGLTAAIILHRLPAVRESVYPLLILSQNVPVIVLAPLLVIWFGFGLLPKFIVIILVCFFPITVAALDGFRQVPAELKHYMAMSGATKRQLFWKLEWPGSLPSLFSGLKISATYSVMGAVISEWLGSEKGIGVFMTLASSSFRTDRVFVAIFAIMILSLIFFGAILLAESLLLKWNKKEQIK
- a CDS encoding thiamine-binding protein, which produces MASTLISIQIIPKTKNGEDVIPYVDEAIKIIAESGVKYEVHPLETTMEGELEELFRIIARMNERMIAMGSKNVISQVKILFQPDGITMDDLTDKYK
- a CDS encoding ABC transporter substrate-binding protein, translating into MKKWLSALCTVCLLAGCTGGQTGQEERQADKGQDLEKITVVLDWTPNTNHTGLYAAKAKNFFKENGLDAEIIMPGDAGADQLVASGKADFGVSYQESITQARVQGVPLVSVAAVIQHNTSGFASPAAKNIDSPKDFAGKKYGGWGSPVEESVIASLMKQENADVSDVSFVNMGDADFFTAVKRDIDFAWIYYGWTGVEAELRGEDLNMVYLTDYSDKLDYYTPVLATNEKMIKNSPDTVRAFVKAASQGYQFAIKNPEEAADILLEAAPDLDAELVKKSQEWLSPKYQDDAEQWGEQSIEVWENYAQWMYENKLLDSELDAEKAFTNEFLPE